From a single Bacillus pseudomycoides DSM 12442 genomic region:
- a CDS encoding amino acid ABC transporter substrate-binding protein, protein MKKLFSVLAVATLAVGIVAGCGKEEKKDTATSQDALQQIKKSGEFVVGTEGTYPPFTFHDGSGKLTGFDVELTEEVAKRLGVKPVFKETQWDSLLAGLDAKRFDMVANEVGIREDRQKKYDFSKPYISSSAALVVAKDKDKPASFTDVKGLTAAQSLTSNYADLAKKNGAKIQGVEGFSQAVELLNTGRVDFTINDKLSVLNYLQTKKDANIKIAATEKEASQSGFLFRKGSDKLVQEVDKALEDMKKDGTYDKITKKWFGENVSK, encoded by the coding sequence ATGAAGAAATTATTTTCAGTGCTTGCAGTAGCTACACTAGCAGTCGGTATTGTGGCGGGCTGTGGCAAAGAAGAGAAAAAAGATACAGCTACTAGTCAAGATGCATTGCAACAAATTAAAAAAAGCGGTGAATTCGTTGTTGGTACAGAAGGTACATACCCACCGTTTACATTCCACGATGGAAGTGGAAAATTAACTGGATTTGACGTTGAGTTAACAGAAGAAGTTGCAAAACGTCTCGGTGTGAAACCAGTATTTAAAGAAACACAATGGGATAGCTTGCTTGCAGGGCTTGATGCAAAACGTTTCGATATGGTTGCGAATGAAGTCGGAATTCGTGAAGATCGTCAAAAGAAGTATGATTTCTCTAAACCGTATATTTCTTCTTCAGCAGCACTTGTCGTTGCAAAGGATAAAGATAAACCTGCTTCATTTACAGATGTAAAAGGATTAACAGCAGCGCAGTCTTTAACAAGTAACTATGCAGATCTTGCAAAGAAAAATGGTGCGAAGATTCAAGGTGTAGAAGGCTTTAGTCAAGCAGTAGAACTACTTAATACAGGTCGCGTTGATTTCACAATCAATGATAAATTATCAGTGTTAAACTATTTACAAACGAAAAAAGATGCAAACATTAAAATTGCAGCAACAGAAAAAGAAGCGTCACAAAGTGGGTTCTTATTCCGTAAAGGTAGCGATAAGCTTGTACAAGAAGTAGATAAAGCGTTAGAAGATATGAAAAAAGATGGTACGTATGACAAAATAACGAAAAAATGGTTCGGTGAAAATGTATCTAAGTAA
- a CDS encoding alpha/beta-type small acid-soluble spore protein — translation MANQNNPLVVPGATAAIDQMKYEIAQEFGVQLGADSTARANGSVGGEITKRLVAMAEQSLGGYQK, via the coding sequence ATGGCAAACCAAAACAATCCATTAGTAGTACCAGGCGCAACAGCTGCAATCGATCAAATGAAATATGAAATCGCTCAAGAATTTGGTGTACAATTAGGAGCAGATTCTACAGCTCGTGCAAACGGTTCTGTTGGTGGCGAAATTACAAAACGTTTAGTAGCAATGGCTGAGCAAAGCCTTGGCGGATACCAAAAATAA
- a CDS encoding GNAT family N-acetyltransferase has translation MIRVYREKEDKVSILNLIKSMGIEEEVGSLDDIVLNSMQFLLYEQNGIEGFSYSSVYTNSAGESIAQISVYVEPDSRLKGIGSTLYKAMEEVISKTKPDFVCTYMRVESENPIGFAKKMGFEKWWGSLESVYKGGTFPKADIELIKYEDRFFDQFVKMVQECYYELHEKNDIKPYLAPEDGVKKYKLNNKNNVYLVLENEQIVASVTTGEGILDNLMVVPSYQRNGYGRKTLQFGMNEMLEEGYEEIRICFLEGNESAERLYTSLGFKPLHNTQVYRKFL, from the coding sequence ATGATACGTGTTTATAGGGAAAAAGAAGATAAGGTCAGTATATTAAATCTAATAAAAAGTATGGGGATAGAAGAAGAGGTAGGTTCTTTAGATGATATTGTCCTAAATTCTATGCAATTTCTCCTATATGAACAAAATGGAATTGAAGGGTTCTCATATTCATCTGTCTATACAAATAGTGCTGGAGAGTCTATTGCTCAAATCAGTGTTTATGTAGAACCAGATTCCCGTTTAAAAGGTATTGGTTCTACATTATATAAAGCAATGGAAGAGGTAATTTCTAAAACAAAACCAGATTTTGTGTGTACTTATATGAGAGTCGAATCAGAAAATCCTATTGGTTTTGCTAAGAAAATGGGGTTTGAAAAATGGTGGGGTTCACTTGAATCGGTATACAAGGGAGGAACTTTTCCTAAAGCAGACATTGAGTTGATTAAATATGAAGATAGATTTTTTGACCAGTTTGTAAAAATGGTACAGGAATGTTATTACGAGTTGCACGAAAAGAATGATATTAAACCTTACCTTGCTCCAGAAGACGGTGTAAAAAAATACAAATTAAACAATAAAAATAATGTATATTTAGTGTTAGAAAATGAACAAATTGTTGCATCAGTTACTACTGGAGAAGGGATATTAGATAATTTAATGGTTGTTCCAAGTTACCAAAGAAATGGATATGGACGTAAGACTTTACAATTCGGTATGAACGAGATGTTAGAAGAAGGATACGAAGAAATCCGAATATGTTTTCTAGAGGGAAATGAAAGTGCTGAGAGGTTGTACACCTCTTTAGGCTTTAAGCCGCTTCATAATACACAGGTTTATCGAAAGTTCTTGTAA
- a CDS encoding MDR family MFS transporter translates to MGFWSMHRNIKIRIITSFLTRTVSTMIFPFMAIYFSVKLGSVLAGVLLLINVMAALVIGLYGGYIGDRLGRKKVMIIGQVIQVVSIACMGIANSDYVDSPWLTFVFMLTNSLGSGLMNPATEAMLIDVSTPENRKVMYSINYWAINLSIAIGAIFGGLLFEHYRLQLFILLTAVALLTLYLISVYMEEVYVTQKTIKKKHVLKEMVESYKVVMTDRAFLIFCLASICTLSLEFQLNNYLGVRLQEEFETIQFAFGNDIRFDLTGIRMLSWISAENTILIVLFSALVIKMMKRFNDLKILYVGLFIYTIGFTIIGSSNSLWILLIAGLFQTIGEMMYVPVRQSIMADMVPDDARSSYMAINGMVFQVAKMNGALGIMLGSFIASWGMSIVYFLVGISSILLFMKAINRTKYSEENIHHIG, encoded by the coding sequence ATGGGATTTTGGAGTATGCATCGAAATATAAAAATTAGAATTATAACATCATTTTTAACACGCACTGTATCAACAATGATTTTCCCGTTTATGGCGATTTATTTTTCAGTAAAGCTCGGGAGTGTCCTTGCAGGTGTTTTATTACTAATAAACGTAATGGCGGCACTCGTCATTGGGCTTTATGGCGGTTATATTGGAGATCGATTAGGACGAAAAAAGGTTATGATTATAGGGCAAGTGATACAAGTAGTTTCTATCGCTTGTATGGGAATTGCGAATTCAGATTATGTAGATTCACCTTGGCTCACTTTTGTGTTTATGCTAACAAATAGCCTTGGTTCAGGACTTATGAACCCGGCAACAGAGGCGATGCTAATTGATGTGAGTACACCGGAGAATAGAAAAGTAATGTACAGTATTAATTATTGGGCAATCAATTTATCGATTGCTATTGGGGCTATATTCGGAGGGTTATTATTCGAACATTATCGTTTGCAACTCTTTATATTATTGACGGCAGTAGCATTGCTAACGTTGTATTTAATTTCAGTATATATGGAAGAAGTATATGTAACTCAGAAAACGATAAAAAAGAAGCATGTGTTAAAAGAAATGGTTGAAAGTTATAAAGTTGTTATGACAGACCGGGCATTTTTGATATTTTGTTTAGCAAGTATATGTACGTTATCGTTAGAATTTCAGCTTAATAATTATTTAGGTGTACGCTTGCAAGAGGAATTTGAAACAATTCAATTTGCATTTGGAAATGATATTCGTTTTGATTTAACAGGTATTCGGATGCTAAGTTGGATTTCTGCGGAGAATACGATTTTGATTGTTTTATTTTCAGCACTTGTTATTAAAATGATGAAACGTTTTAATGACTTGAAAATCCTATATGTTGGCTTATTTATCTATACAATTGGATTCACAATAATTGGATCAAGTAATAGCTTATGGATCTTATTAATAGCAGGGCTTTTCCAAACAATCGGCGAGATGATGTATGTGCCAGTTCGGCAATCCATTATGGCCGATATGGTTCCAGATGATGCTCGAAGTTCTTATATGGCAATCAATGGTATGGTCTTTCAGGTGGCAAAAATGAATGGAGCACTAGGGATTATGCTAGGTTCTTTTATAGCATCATGGGGAATGAGCATTGTATATTTTTTAGTTGGTATAAGTAGTATTTTGTTATTTATGAAAGCAATTAATAGGACAAAATACAGTGAAGAAAATATACATCATATAGGATAA
- a CDS encoding amino acid ABC transporter permease, producing the protein MYLSNALITDRLSTWIDIMQASFMPMLEGALFTTIPLTLITFAIGLILATLTALARISGSRLLQWIARIYVSIIRGTPLLVQLFIIFYGLPTLKIEIDPYTAAIIGFSLNVGAYASEIIRASILSIPKGQWEAAYTIGMTYPQALKRIILPQATRVSIPPLSNTFISLVKDTSLASLILVTELFRKAQEIAAMNYEFLIVYFEAGLIYWAICFLLSIVQQILEKRSERYTLK; encoded by the coding sequence ATGTATCTAAGTAATGCATTGATTACAGATCGATTATCTACATGGATAGATATTATGCAAGCATCCTTCATGCCTATGCTAGAGGGTGCTCTTTTCACGACAATCCCATTAACGCTTATCACGTTCGCGATTGGTCTTATATTGGCGACTTTGACGGCCTTAGCGCGTATTTCAGGTAGTCGCCTACTGCAATGGATTGCTCGTATCTATGTATCTATTATTCGCGGAACACCACTTCTTGTACAATTGTTTATTATTTTCTATGGGCTTCCAACTTTAAAAATTGAGATTGATCCATATACAGCAGCTATTATTGGTTTTTCATTAAATGTTGGTGCATATGCATCTGAAATTATTCGTGCTTCTATTTTGTCTATTCCAAAAGGACAATGGGAAGCAGCATATACAATTGGGATGACATATCCACAGGCGCTGAAACGCATTATTTTACCACAAGCGACACGTGTATCGATTCCACCGCTTTCGAATACGTTTATTAGCTTAGTGAAGGATACTTCATTAGCATCATTAATTTTAGTAACAGAGCTGTTTCGAAAAGCACAGGAAATTGCAGCAATGAACTATGAATTTTTAATTGTTTATTTTGAAGCAGGTCTTATTTATTGGGCGATTTGTTTCTTATTATCTATCGTGCAACAAATATTAGAAAAACGTTCAGAGCGTTATACGCTTAAATAA
- a CDS encoding amino acid ABC transporter ATP-binding protein codes for MISIQHLQKSFGDNTVLKHIDLSVEKGEVVVIIGPSGSGKTTFLRCLNVLETPNAGIVRIGDKELDFSKKVTKKDIVNLRTQTGMVFQHHNLFPHLTAIQNVMEGLVTVKKVGKEEAKKKATYFLEKVGLGDKMELYPFQLSGGQQQRVGIARALAMEPEVLLFDEPTSALDPELVQEVLKVMKELAQEGMTMVIVTHEMRFAHQIANRVIFMDGGVVVEQGTPEEVFTNPKKERTKRFLQMLG; via the coding sequence ATGATTTCAATTCAACATTTACAAAAGAGTTTCGGTGATAACACGGTACTAAAGCATATTGATTTATCAGTGGAGAAAGGTGAAGTTGTTGTCATTATTGGGCCATCTGGATCTGGTAAGACAACATTTTTACGTTGCCTGAATGTATTAGAAACACCAAATGCAGGTATTGTTCGCATTGGTGACAAAGAGCTGGATTTCTCTAAAAAAGTAACGAAGAAAGATATTGTAAATCTTCGTACACAAACAGGTATGGTGTTCCAGCATCATAATTTATTTCCTCATTTAACAGCAATCCAAAATGTAATGGAAGGGCTTGTTACAGTGAAAAAAGTAGGGAAAGAAGAAGCGAAGAAAAAAGCGACATATTTCCTTGAGAAGGTTGGACTTGGTGACAAAATGGAGTTATATCCATTCCAACTATCTGGTGGCCAGCAACAACGCGTTGGAATTGCTCGTGCGCTTGCGATGGAACCAGAAGTTTTATTATTTGATGAACCAACGTCAGCGTTAGATCCAGAACTTGTACAAGAGGTCCTAAAGGTAATGAAGGAACTTGCACAAGAAGGAATGACGATGGTGATTGTAACGCACGAAATGCGCTTTGCTCATCAAATTGCGAATCGTGTTATCTTTATGGATGGCGGCGTTGTTGTGGAACAAGGTACACCAGAAGAAGTATTTACAAATCCAAAAAAAGAACGAACGAAGCGATTTTTACAAATGCTAGGGTAG
- a CDS encoding transposase, which yields VAVFQVNPAYTSISGKMKYMRKFGISIHQSAAFTIGRRGLGYKEKVPGVLQPYLPKKDAHHWSHWHQLNNRLDIRTHHFYQLYDVDQPKEVLQIERLHLFENEKKKLAKLLA from the coding sequence CGTGGCTGTCTTTCAAGTGAATCCCGCTTACACTTCAATCTCCGGAAAGATGAAATACATGCGCAAATTCGGCATCTCTATTCATCAATCTGCGGCTTTTACGATTGGTCGCCGAGGGTTAGGGTATAAAGAAAAAGTACCTGGGGTGCTTCAGCCTTATCTTCCAAAGAAAGACGCACATCACTGGAGCCATTGGCATCAATTAAACAATCGATTGGATATTCGCACGCATCATTTCTATCAGCTATACGATGTAGATCAACCGAAAGAAGTTTTACAAATCGAACGGTTACACTTGTTTGAAAATGAAAAGAAAAAACTAGCAAAACTATTAGCATGA
- a CDS encoding DUF5667 domain-containing protein yields MKKTLLKGTMVTMMACSPFLMGTAAYASENTDAVKTTETEKTSLVQGDVFYFVKTMVEDIKMALATNDLEKAKLLSEQAAERITEASVLIEKGKGDLTQDTLEKAVEDLKKADKLSGEEKAETEKPAGEEEKEAAKVKVHIGNNIEALAKVLDQVKKSESKSCNYQKYREEFFKDCS; encoded by the coding sequence ATGAAAAAAACACTATTAAAAGGCACTATGGTAACTATGATGGCATGCAGCCCGTTTCTGATGGGAACAGCAGCGTATGCTAGCGAAAACACAGATGCGGTAAAAACAACGGAAACTGAAAAAACATCTTTAGTACAAGGTGACGTCTTTTATTTTGTGAAAACTATGGTTGAAGATATTAAAATGGCTCTTGCGACAAACGATTTAGAGAAAGCGAAGCTATTGTCTGAGCAAGCCGCGGAACGAATTACTGAAGCAAGTGTACTAATTGAAAAAGGAAAAGGCGATCTTACACAAGATACATTAGAAAAAGCGGTGGAAGACTTAAAAAAAGCAGATAAGCTTTCTGGCGAAGAGAAAGCAGAAACAGAAAAACCTGCTGGCGAAGAAGAAAAAGAAGCAGCGAAAGTAAAAGTGCACATCGGAAACAACATCGAAGCATTAGCAAAAGTGCTAGATCAAGTGAAAAAATCCGAAAGCAAAAGCTGCAATTACCAAAAATATAGAGAAGAGTTTTTCAAAGATTGCAGCTAA